gtaggagttcacatgttctggatattaatcccttatcagatacatgatttgcaaatactttcgtTCTGTAAGTGGCTTTTTCACTCTCTTCATAGTGTCCTCTGAGGCACAAAAGTTTGCAagtttgatgaagtctaatttattttttcttttgttgcctgtgtttttggtgtcatatccaagaaatcattgccaaatccaatgccaTGAAGTTTTTCCACTATGTctacttctaagagttttatagatttagagcttatgtttaggtctttgattcaatttgagttagtttttgtattgGATGTAAGGTaaggatccaatttcattctttcacatatggatatccaatttaCCCAGAACCATCTGTTGAAAAGCATTTGACCATATGTGCAAGagcttatttctgggttctctattctattccattggtctatatgtctgccTTATTCCAATACTACATTGTTTTGACAACTGTAGCATTTGTCTCAAATcttgtgaaaaattaaaagtgggacttccctggtagtccagtggttaagacttcacgcttccaccacagggggcgcgggttccatccctggtcggggaactaaaatcccacatgccatgcgatGTGGCCAAAatgtaataaacattaaaaataaaaaaatgttaaaaattgatAATAGGATTTTATATTTGCCCTTGTATTTACCTTTAACAGAGATCTTTATGTCTGTATCTGTTTACCAGTTACTGTCTAGCATCCCTTCATTTCAACCTGAAGGAATCCCTGTAGCATTTCTTGCAGGACAGGTCTAGTGGTAATGTGTGAGAGAGTGGTATGCAGGCGAGGGGGAATcagatgaaggtagtcaaaagatacaaacttccagctataagacaaataagtactagagatataacatacaacatgataaatataattaacactgctgtatgttatatacaaaagttaagagagcaaatcctgagttctcatcacaaggaaaaaaatgtttttctatttcttcaattttgtatCTACACAAGATGATGGTTATTCACTAaattactgtggtaatcatttcatgatgtatataagtcaaatcattatgctgtacaccttatacagtgttgtacatcaactatatgccaataaaactggaagaaaaaaatgtatatcagGGTAACTAAAGAGTCTAATTTCATGAGGGAAATAATTCTAGCTAATAAATGTGGAAGAAAGGATTGGATTAGAAAATTACCATTTCACAGCCCCTAATGAGACAAGAGCAAATGAACACAACAGCAAAGAAAGCAATGAACTATGGTTGAAACTATTAGATAAAAGCTTCATGTGGAACTATACAACTGCTGGGACAGGCTGTCACCACCTGAGCCCACTGATCACTAAAATTGGGACAATGGGCTATTGTGGGTCTCCTCGTGTGATGCCAACACACATCACCTCCTAGGAAAGTGTCTGAGTATAAACCAGCGTCTGGAGCCAACCTCCATATACACGATATGGGAGAGAGAGGAATGAGTTAAATGACGTGACAAGGAAGCAGACACATCCACAAAGTGGGACATTTTACAGGACAACTGACCCAGTTTTTGCAACAAGTCATgtcagggaaaaatgaaaaaggcgGGGGCCCGCCCTAGACTATAAGAGACTTAAACACGATGCAAGAAAATTTCATGTGTAGATTTTGTACATATTCTGAGTTGTatgttttctattgtcttttagaCAATCAGAGAAATTTGATTGTGGACTGGGTTTTAGATGATGACAGGGCCAAACTGACTTTGTCAGGTATGCAAATGGCATTGAGGTTATGTAAGAAATAAGTCTAGTTTTTTAGAGCTGTATATTGAGATATATAGGAGTAAAATGACATAAGGTCTGCAGCAGAGCAAAACAGGGATAAAGCAAACCTGACAGGATCTTGATAATTGTTGAACTGTGTGATGGGATATGGGAGTTCTTTGCTCTATTTTCACTTCTGAGAATGTCTGAATATTTTCATAACAAATTctagagttttaaaaagaaataatgtgtgGGTGAGTGGCATAGGGATAAATAttagtttctctctttcccagtAGCAGGTGTAAGGCACATGGGTGGAAGAGAAAATCCCCTTGGTGTTTTATTAAAAACACTCTCCTGGGACTTGCTCATTTAAGGAACTACCAAAATTGCCCTCAGAGCGTGGTATGTAGGCCACGCCCCACCAGGGAACCAACTtctgagaggagaaaaaaaaaaaccctcaaattgGCAATTTGGTCACAGACACAAACTCAGCAAGATCAAATATCTGAGacggtttttttgtgttttttttttttttctttttcttttgtttttaagtagaGAATTATTTTCgatctattaaaaagaaaatccccgAAGGGATAGCTGCAATTTTTGTGGGAAGAGAATTATCTCTGCTAgttaaaccaaaccaaaacaaaggcATTCTTCGCAATAACTCCCTGAGAGCAGCGTTTAGGGAGACAGTAATTAGGTAATTAGACCTGGGAGTCACCGCAGAGCCTCGGGTGCCGCCGGGTGTTAATGACTCCTGCTCCGCGGTGCAGCAGCCCTCGGCGTGGAGGTAGGCCTGGCCTTTGCTGAGCGCAGGGCAGCCGGCCTAATTCCTCTCGCCTCTACTGCTCTCCGGGAGCATCCTTCCCCCAACGCCAGCGGGGCCAGGCGCACCCGGAGCTGGCGGGTGGGACGCCGGACTCGCGCTGGTTCCCCCGTGGCTTCTCCCAGCTCTCGGCCCTCACCCCCAAACTGCCGCGCATCAAGCTACCACAATTAGCGTCCCCTGGCCGCAGGACCTGGGCACCCGCGGATAATCCGAAATTGCACGCTGTTCCCGGCCTTGCACCAGGCAGGGTGACTCTCCTTTCTTAATCGCTCGCTTAATACAGTTAATTCGTACTCTTATCAAACACGTGGACTGTGGAGAGGAAAAAGAACTGTGTGTATGTCCCTACGAGCCAGAAATACTTTCAGCATTCCAATGGATTTCCTTTCACTCCAGacgtgttttaaaaatacattactgGGATACCAGAGATATTACTTCAGAAGCTAATTTTTCACTTTGCAtcattattgagcacttactcatGTAGCCTAACAAGTGTTCAATGTTGATAAAAGTCCGCCGGAGGAATGCACAGCCCCCTGAAGGCGGATACTTGGATAATTTCCCATTTTTGACCGACATAAACAAGTGTTCGGTCTTTGCCAAATCCCCCTCTCTCTCGTCGGCGGCGCGCAGGCCAGAGCGGAATAAGCTGTCAGGGTTCCCAGGACTGGAGCGCAGACCGGCCCCCACCAGCGCCTGGCCCCTTCCCGGCTCTGTGACGTCAGCCCTAGACCCCGCCCCCCTCGACGGAGCCAATCGAGACGCGGGGCGGGGACCTCCAGAAAcacgcgcgcgtgcgcgcgcgagCGGGCAACTAGGATGTCCGCCGCGATGGGCCGTTCTTTTCCCGGTGTCCAGGCTCAGGCCCAGCCGCCTCCGCCCGAAGCGTGGCCGCCCCTGGGCCCCGAGGAGGAGCTCTATGACTGTCCGGATTACTACTACCTGCGCGACTTCCCGGCCTGCGGGGCCGGGCGCACCAAGGGCCGGACGCGGCGCGAGCGGGAACTGCGCACTAACTGGCTGGTGCCCGGCGGCCACGAGCGCAAGATCGCGCAGAAGCTCTTCAACGGCCAGCGCCAGCGCCGCCAGCGCCAGCTGCAGCCCCGGCCGCGCACCCGTCTCGCCTGAGCGCTGGTGCGTGCGGGCAGCCACCGGCCGGGGCCCAGGGGAGCCGCTCGAGCCCCCGGGTACCGCTCCGGTCCACCCCCTGCGACTCGAACCGGACACCAGTCGCTCCCTTCCGAGGCTGCCCCGCGTGGCGGGTCATTCGCACGGCCCCCTAAACTCGCAGCTTATCTCCGGCTGCAGTTGGAATGGTGTAAAAGTCTACCTTTTATGGAATTTTGTAGTTGGGTAGAAGGGGCCAGGAAACGCAGAAAACATCTTTCTAAAAATACAAGTAAGGGATTTACTTCCAGTGTTTATGCACGTACTAAAGAGAATaattgtttttgtctggttttcaaCAGGATACCCATACCCGAAGCAGCTGATAAAAGTAttttctctgacaccagctgtaACTGTGGTCCTAAGGGGAGTGGTCCATGATGGTCAACAGAACTTTTCGACAGCGCTTAAGTGTACTGCTTCAGTATCTTTTACTTACCAACTGTTAACATCCAAGTGGGTACGCCTGTTCAGggtttttaattaaaagagagCAGCAAGAATGGCATTTTAACTCttctggtgttttttgtttgctttttaagttgCTGTGGTAACTTGTTTAAAGACCACAAATATTTGAGTTCTTATGTGTAACGAAGAGGTCACAAAGATGAATATGGGCAGATCAGAGATAGGAATTTGTCAAGCTTT
The genomic region above belongs to Hippopotamus amphibius kiboko isolate mHipAmp2 chromosome 9, mHipAmp2.hap2, whole genome shotgun sequence and contains:
- the NUPR2 gene encoding nuclear protein 2 is translated as MSAAMGRSFPGVQAQAQPPPPEAWPPLGPEEELYDCPDYYYLRDFPACGAGRTKGRTRRERELRTNWLVPGGHERKIAQKLFNGQRQRRQRQLQPRPRTRLA